One region of Eurosta solidaginis isolate ZX-2024a chromosome X, ASM4086904v1, whole genome shotgun sequence genomic DNA includes:
- the LOC137234441 gene encoding E3 ubiquitin-protein ligase TRIP12-like, with protein sequence MSGGQVCIIQQTLQPQQQQSPQQQQQLPQQQINNPQQQGVLQQTQQQQMNMKTKTALANMLNSRLGNSNGGAIQIQQQQQTMVVAAGGTPVPEQSLQQQQHPQQIIQHQVVVAGNAPQSGMILHHNHQQQLQYQQRQLNMDQVGITSSPNDSALNMIIEHETQQNQSQLSQQLPRERGDRSPPEISDIVSSVATITTSTSMAYVNTPHGLFPMPLGKSSKLPQVSKAKAKFKFLGKFMAKAVMDSRMLDLPFSIPFYRWLLNEEYSVGLADLARVAPEVQSTLVRLQDVVLERDQILNESKLDAMEKTEKIESLDLDGCPIADLGLDFVLPGYANIELCRGGRDTPVTIHNLHQYISLVTYWFLVEGVQKQFEALREGFDSVFPTQRLRMFYPEELENVFCGSGACNYQRWDVKMLQDCCRTDHGFTQDSQAIQYLYDILSSYNRDEQRLFLQFVTGSPRLPTGGFKSLTPQLTIVRKTLDGNQNPNEYLPSVMTCVNYLKLPDYSSQEVMREKLKVAANEGSMSFHLS encoded by the coding sequence ATGTCTGGCGGTCAAGTATGCATAATACAACAAActctacaaccacaacaacagcaatcaccacaacagcagcaacagcTGCCACAGCAGCAAATCAATAATCCACAACAACAGGGCGTATTGCAACAAACTCAACAACAGCAAATGaatatgaaaacaaaaactgCACTGGCCAACATGTTGAATAGTCGCTTGGGTAACAGCAATGGTGGGgcaatacaaatacaacaacagcaacagacgATGGTCGTAGCAGCAGGTGGCACCCCAGTACCAGAACagtcgcttcaacaacaacagcatcccCAGCAAATAATACAACATCAAGTTGTAGTCGCTGGTAATGCCCCACAGTCTGGTATGATATTGCATCACAATCATCAGCAACAGCTGCAATATCAGCAGCGCCAATTAAATATGGATCAAGTGGGTATCACTTCATCTCCTAATGATAGTGCTTTAAACATGATAATTGAACACGAGACCCAGCAAAATCAGTCCCAACTATCACAACAGCTGCCACGCGAAAGAGGTGATAGATCACCACCTGAAATTAGCGATATTGTATCATCTGTGGCGACAATAACGACCAGCACATCCATGGCATATGTAAATACTCCACACGGACTCTTTCCCATGCCATTGGGCAAGTCATCCAAATTGCCGCAAGTATCAAAAGCCAAAGCAAAATTCAAATTCCTTGGAAAATTTATGGCTAAGGCTGTTATGGATAGTCGAATGTTGGATCTACCATTCTCAATACCGTTCTACCGCTGGCTATTGAACGAAGAATATTCAGTTGGTTTAGCCGATTTGGCACGTGTCGCACCCGAAGTGCAAAGTACATTGGTAAGATTACAGGACGTGGTACTTGAACGCGATCAAATATTAAACGAATCGAAACTTGATGCAATGGAAAAGACTGAAAAGATTGAATCGCTGGATTTGGATGGATGCCCCATAGCTGATCTTGGATTGGATTTCGTTTTACCAGGCTATGCAAATATAGAACTATGCCGTGGTGGTCGTGATACGCCAGTAACAATTCACAATCTACATCAGTACATCTCATTGGTGACGTATTGGTTCCTTGTTGAAGGCGTGCAGAAACAATTTGAGGCGCTACGAGAAGGATTTGACTCGGTTTTCCCGACACAACGTCTGCGTATGTTTTATCCTGAAGAGTTGGAAAATGTTTTTTGTGGTTCTGGTGCTTGCAACTACCAACGATGGGACGTTAAAATGCTTCAAGACTGTTGCCGTACTGACCATGGGTTTACCCAAGATTCCCAGGCGATACAATATCTATATGATATCCTCTCTTCATATAATCGTGACGAGCAGCGTCTTTTTTTACAATTTGTGACCGGCTCACCCCGACTACCGACTGGAGGTTTTAAGTCTTTAACACCACAGCTAACAATTGTGCGCAAAACACTTGATGGTAATCAAAATCCAAACGAATATTTACCATCAGTGATGACAtgtgtaaattatttaaaattgccTGATTATTCAAGTCAGGAAGTGATGCGAGAAAAGCTCAAAGTTGCCGCGAATGAAGGCAGCATGTCGTTCCATTTATCATAA